The Equus quagga isolate Etosha38 chromosome 10, UCLA_HA_Equagga_1.0, whole genome shotgun sequence genome includes a region encoding these proteins:
- the ZCCHC13 gene encoding zinc finger CCHC domain-containing protein 13, with amino-acid sequence MSSKDCFKGGRSGHWARGCPRGGARGRGARGRGRGSQGTSTTLPDICYRCGESGHHARDCHLLENICYNCGRSGHIAKDCTEPKREREQCCYTCGRRGHLARDCDRQEQQKCYSCGELGHFQKDCTQVKCYRCGETGHVAINCSKKNKVNCYRCGKSGHLARECPTEATA; translated from the coding sequence ATGAGCAGTAAGGACTGCTTCAAGGGTGGACGCTCTGGCCACTGGGCCCGGGGATGCCCTAGAGGAGGAGCTCGAGGGCGCGGAGCTAGAGGCCGTGGCAGAGGTTCTCAGGGCACTTCCACCACCCTACCTGACATCTGTTACCGCTGCGGTGAGTCTGGTCATCATGCTAGGGACTGTCACCTTCTTGAGAACATCTGCTACAACTGTGGGAGAAGTGGCCACATTGCCAAAGACTGTACGGAGCCTAAGCGAGAGAGGGAGCAGTGCTGTTACACTTGTGGCAGACGAGGCCATCTGGCTCGCGATTGTGACCGTCAGGAACAGCAAAAGTGTTACTCTTGCGGCGAATTAGGCCACTTTCAGAAAGACTGTACCCAAGTCAAGTGCTACCGGTGTGGCGAGACCGGCCACGTGGCCATCAACTGTAGCAAGAAAAACAAGGTCAATTGCTACCGCTGTGGCAAGTCCGGACATCTAGCCCGGGAATGCCCCACTGAGGCTACCgcttag